AGACAAACAGAGACCTTCAAAATTTCCTGCTTGCCATTAAACACAAAGATTTTACCCTCACCTTCTCCTCTGAGAAAAGAGGAAAGTCATTTAGCGGACTCAAAGACGCATTTAACCAGATCATCAAAGGTTATCAGGATTTACGGGCAGAAAAAGAGTCTCATTACCAGTACCTTCAAAACGTAATCGAACATGTAAGTGTGGCCCTTTTATGTTATAGCCGTAACGGGGAAATTATGTTGATGAATCATGCTGCTTCAGAATTGCTTTCCCGACCTTATATGAGCAATATCAGCATCCTGGCCCGGATAAATGAAGAACTGCTGGAAGCCGTCCAAAACATTGAAACAGGAGAAAAAAAGCTGGTAAAGGTAGTGATCAATGAAGATCTTAAGCACCTGGCCGTGCAGGCTACCGAGTTTAAGCTTCAACAGACAGAGTATAAGTTGGTCTCCTTCCAGGATATTCGCAGCGAACTGGATGAAAAAGAAGTCGATACCTGGCAGAAACTGATTCGCGTGCTCACCCATGAGATCATGAATTCTGTAACGCCTATTATTTCTCTCGCCAAAGTTGTCAACACCCTCATGACCGACGAAAAAGGCATAAGAAAACCGCTAAGGGACATCGACGAAGACGATGCAGACGACATCCTCAACAGTGTACAAACGATTGAGAGCCGCAGTAAAGGGCTTTTACATTTTGTTCACGCTTATCGCAATCTTACCAGAATTCAGAAGCCCAATTTCAAAACTATCGTCATCCGGGATCTGATCAGCCGGGTAGAATCACTGCTTCGCCCCGAATTTGAAAAAAGAAAAGTAACGCTCCAGGTTGCTGTACCAGAGTCTGACCTTAGCATTCAGGGAGATGCCGAATTGCTCGAACAGGTACTGATCAATCTGATAAAAAATGCCATCGAAGCCGTGGAAGGTACCCCCTCGCCAACCGTAGAGATTTCTGTATTTCAACTCCACGACCAACGGCCATCTATCCAGGTAAAGGACAATGGGCAAGGAATTGACGATGAATATGTTGACAAAATATTCATTCCCTTTTTCACTACTAAAAAGAAAGGATCAGGTATAGGATTGAGTTTATCGCTTCAAATCATGCGCATGCATAAAGGCTCTATCAACTTCCATACGACAGCCGGATCGGGCACCACCTTTACCCTCAATTTTTAATTGAGAGACAATTTTGGAACGCGGTTAACATTGGGTAAATACAAAATATTACAAGATTTCAAATGTTTTGCCCTTCTTCTCGTTTTTTTTTACAGGATTCTTACAATAAACATCCAGCATAATTCAGCACGATAATTGCCTTTATTTGGAGTCCATACGTTCTTTTGTTAATTATGCGGGAAAGTAATCAGCGCAACTCTAATGCAGCACTTTTCCATCAAATTCACCTGACGTTGGCCTCAGGCTGCCTCGCAGATGGGCCAAACTCAATCGGTAATTTTTGATATGACGAATAATACAGAGAAGGTTGCCAGTCAATCACCCCTGAAAATCCTGCTTCTTGAAAAAAATTCCTCTACTTCTGTTCTGCATCTTCTGGAAAAGACAGCTTTTCCGGTAAAAGTTATTGTTGCTGGTGAGAAATATGAATTCCTCTCACACCTGATACATACCTATCCGGATATGATTTTACTGAAGGATGAAATCGCTGGATTTCCGATCCGGGAAGCATTTTTCCTTGTCAGAGAAACACATCCGTCGGTTCCTGTTTATGGCATACGTGGAGGCAATGTTGTGATTTCAGAAGCTCCCGGGCCGGGGATGCCTTCAGATATCAATTGGCTTTCCATTCAAAATCTGCAAGGACAGATTGGCCAACTCTACAAAAAAAGAACCCCGGCACCGCCTGATCATCTCGCAAATGCGCGTACCCGGGTAGTAAGGCAGATTAAGTCTAATATTTCCGGGCTGGAGAATATCCGGGCATTTTTGTTGGCCAACGAGTCAGGTACCAACCAATGGATGGAAGAAGTGAGCCGCGAGATCGAACGGTCGATTGCCTATTTGTCCCGGCTGAAAGAAAACCTGAATACAAATCCTCAGATGGAGGTTAAACTCTGATTGGTTTCACCTTTCAGGATTTGCAAAAATTCAATTAGCCCCCTTTTGGGATCAGGATGTTCGGAAACCAATGCAGTAATGCCTCTGGTTTCCAGCACTTTCTCCTGAACCGGGTTTGGCTGCACCAACAAGATAAACGAACGCGGTTTGGCTTGCATGCTGTTGGCCTTTTCCCAGAGTTTGTTGAGTTTATAGAGTAGAAAACGAATATTAATATCGGTAAGGCTATATCCCAGAAAGAGTATAGATTTCCCCAGTACATCCGCCCGAAGTTTTATATCCAGCGGCGTCTCAAAATCCAGCCTGTCAAAATAAGAAGACTCTGTAAGCACAATGGAAGAATCATGGTCAAAATCTCCATGAAACTTAATGATTTGGGTGACGCCTTCGCGAATGTCTTTTATATCTGAAACATCTGCGATTTTTACGTAAGGTTTTTGGTGGCTATCAAAGGCATATTCAATCCAGCGGTCATAGTTGGTAGTATAAATAATCGGGAAATTGAGATCAATGATCAACTGGTGAATTTCAGAAGCTGAGATATCAATCTCTCCGGAGTGCCAGTTGCGGTCCATCCAGCTTCGCAACGCACCAATCCCTTTGTTAAGTTTGTAATACTCCGCCAATACAAGGTGATCGCCCATTTCCTTAAAGCGCACCGGATCAAAACCCAGATCTTCAGCCAGTTTGTGGATCAACTGATTCCATGAAGGCAGACCCAGATTCATCGAGACACCACCTCCGGCAAAAAGAATCACATTTCGCGCCCTGATTGCCTCAATCAGGTCTTTAATACTATTGCTGATATACATATTTTATTTAACGAAAAATAATATCCGGCATAATCGTATTTACCAAAATTTTAGTAAATTTAATCTCAAGTATCAAATAATAATATCTTGATGAAATAAATATACTTTTCATGAAGTCAAATCCACCCACCAATCCCTTAGCGGCGTACCTTTCAGGTGAAGCCAATGAAGAACAAATCAGACAGGTAGAAGCATGGATTAGCTCAAACACTGAAAATCAGGAATTGTATCAGAAATTGAGCGAAGCATGGCGTGAACAGACTTCTTCTTTGGACACCCACTTTTTAATGATAACCCCTGACGGAGATCATGAAGGTGTTTTAGAAGAAGAATAGACCACTTTTTCTTCCGGAAAATTATTTATCGATCAAACTTTAACCTCATCCCCTTTTCTTGTCCTGCCAGCTTACCATTTTGCCAGACGACATTTCCATTTACAATGGTTGTATCGATTTTGTGCTGAAAAGTCGCTCCTTCAAATGGAGACCATTTGCATTTATACAGTATATTTTCAGGTGACACCACCCATGGCTGATGAGGCGCAACCAAAACCAGGTCTGCATAATACCCTTCACGCACAAATCCCCGTTCACTGATTTCAAAACAGATCGCGGGTGCATGCGCCATTTTTTCCACTACTTTTTCCAACGAGATAACTCCCATTGCAGATAATTCCAGCATGGCCACCAGACTATGTTGAACCAAAGGTCCTCCGGAAGGTGCCTTGGTATAAGGGTTTGCCTTTTCCGCCAGCGTATGTGGAGCGTGATCTGTGGCGATAATATCAAGCCGATCGTCAACCAAAGCTCTTCTCAACGCTTCCCGGTCAGAAAGTTTTTTCACCGCAGGGTTCCATTTGATCAACATTCCTTTCTCCGCATAATCTTCTTCAGAAAACCACAGATGGTGAATACATACTTCTGCCGTGATTCTTTTTTGCGCTAAGGGTATATCATTGCGAAATAAGGAAAGCTCTTTTTCCGTAGAGATATGCAGCACATGCAAACGAGTTCCATATTTTTTTGCCAGTGCAACCGCAAGAGAAGAAGAAGCATAGCACGCTTCCCCGCTGCGTATTTCCGGGTGTTTGGAAACGGGAATATTTTCCCCGTACTGTTGCAGATATTGAGCAGTATTTTGGCTGATGATTTCCTCTTTTTCACAATGCGTAGCCACCAGCATGGGGGCCTGCCGAAAAATATTCTCCAGCACATTTTCATCATCGACCAGCATATTGCCGGTGGAAGAACCCATAAATACTTTTATCCCGCATACCGTTTGAGGGTTGGTTTTGAGTACTTCTGCCAGATTATCATTGGAAGCACCCATAAAAAAAGAAAAATTGGCCGGAGAGACTTCCGCCGCCCGGCTGAATTTTGCTTCAAGCAATGCCTGAGTCAAGGTTTGGGGGTTGGTATTCGGCATTTCCATAAATGAAGTAACCCCTCCGGCAATCGCCGCAACAGACTCTGAGGCGATATCTGCCTTATGTGTCAGCCCCGGCTCTCTAAAATGCACCTGATCATCAATTGCGCCGGGCAACAGATACTTCCCGCCGGCCATGATCTTGCGGTCTGCTATGGTACCAATATTGCGGGCGATACGTGAAATGCGCCCATTCGAAACCAATAAATCGGTTTCGATTTGTACCCCTTCATTGATCAGAAGGGCATCTTTGATGAGTAAACTTGACATAATGCAAATATAACGACCATTTACTAACTTTGGCCACAAAACCGAATATCACTTATCCACGCGTGAAAGAGCAACCCCCCAAACATATCGCAGTCGCCGGCAATATTGGAGCCGGGAAAACTACTCTGGTAAAAAAATTGGCCAATCATTACCACTGGGAACCCCATCTTGAAGCCGTAGATCACAACCCCTATCTGGAAGATTTTTATCAGGATATGTCGCGGTGGGCTTTTCCACTTCAAATTT
The Bacteroidia bacterium DNA segment above includes these coding regions:
- a CDS encoding ATP-binding protein, giving the protein MIFKSFRFNIVVRVLFLALAVFVFQFVWEQHNWPMTKLFFGAAIAGLVIELIRYVEKTNRDLQNFLLAIKHKDFTLTFSSEKRGKSFSGLKDAFNQIIKGYQDLRAEKESHYQYLQNVIEHVSVALLCYSRNGEIMLMNHAASELLSRPYMSNISILARINEELLEAVQNIETGEKKLVKVVINEDLKHLAVQATEFKLQQTEYKLVSFQDIRSELDEKEVDTWQKLIRVLTHEIMNSVTPIISLAKVVNTLMTDEKGIRKPLRDIDEDDADDILNSVQTIESRSKGLLHFVHAYRNLTRIQKPNFKTIVIRDLISRVESLLRPEFEKRKVTLQVAVPESDLSIQGDAELLEQVLINLIKNAIEAVEGTPSPTVEISVFQLHDQRPSIQVKDNGQGIDDEYVDKIFIPFFTTKKKGSGIGLSLSLQIMRMHKGSINFHTTAGSGTTFTLNF
- a CDS encoding SIR2 family protein → MKDLIEAIRARNVILFAGGGVSMNLGLPSWNQLIHKLAEDLGFDPVRFKEMGDHLVLAEYYKLNKGIGALRSWMDRNWHSGEIDISASEIHQLIIDLNFPIIYTTNYDRWIEYAFDSHQKPYVKIADVSDIKDIREGVTQIIKFHGDFDHDSSIVLTESSYFDRLDFETPLDIKLRADVLGKSILFLGYSLTDINIRFLLYKLNKLWEKANSMQAKPRSFILLVQPNPVQEKVLETRGITALVSEHPDPKRGLIEFLQILKGETNQSLTSI
- a CDS encoding dihydroorotase, translated to MSSLLIKDALLINEGVQIETDLLVSNGRISRIARNIGTIADRKIMAGGKYLLPGAIDDQVHFREPGLTHKADIASESVAAIAGGVTSFMEMPNTNPQTLTQALLEAKFSRAAEVSPANFSFFMGASNDNLAEVLKTNPQTVCGIKVFMGSSTGNMLVDDENVLENIFRQAPMLVATHCEKEEIISQNTAQYLQQYGENIPVSKHPEIRSGEACYASSSLAVALAKKYGTRLHVLHISTEKELSLFRNDIPLAQKRITAEVCIHHLWFSEEDYAEKGMLIKWNPAVKKLSDREALRRALVDDRLDIIATDHAPHTLAEKANPYTKAPSGGPLVQHSLVAMLELSAMGVISLEKVVEKMAHAPAICFEISERGFVREGYYADLVLVAPHQPWVVSPENILYKCKWSPFEGATFQHKIDTTIVNGNVVWQNGKLAGQEKGMRLKFDR